In a genomic window of Deltaproteobacteria bacterium:
- a CDS encoding type II toxin-antitoxin system HicA family toxin gives MVTKFPIDAPKSKVVKALGLLGFRVVREREHIALARDNPDGTQTPLTLPNHPHLKSSTLRTICTQAGISRDEFLKAYEKS, from the coding sequence ATAGTGACAAAATTTCCGATCGATGCACCGAAGAGCAAAGTGGTAAAGGCGTTGGGGCTGCTCGGCTTTCGGGTGGTGCGCGAGCGAGAACATATCGCACTGGCGAGAGACAATCCGGATGGGACACAGACCCCGCTTACATTGCCCAACCACCCACATCTCAAGAGTTCAACTTTACGCACCATCTGCACGCAAGCCGGGATTTCGCGAGACGAGTTCCTGAAGGCATACGAGAAAAGCTAA
- a CDS encoding LLM class flavin-dependent oxidoreductase: MDFGIISLSTVESYKDIAFAESKGFTHAWLADSQMVWADVYQCLALCATKTTTIKLGTNVTNPSSRIAPVTACNFATLNMLAPGRVIMGIGTGNTSRRTLGMPAAKLAELRTHVDVCRGLLRGATVPYQEGERRRLIKFLNPDGGFINLQAPIPIYVAGSGPKTLELAGEIGDGVILFGTVGDSLLGYTLSHLRRGAERAGKRVEDLYIVVLTAFHLTTPGESLASLQQAVGPLVVSECNIFSLSVTNPFELPGDIRDDLMAFKTAYRTPNVPIETRHLDLYTGYCAEFKPEHAPLVTERMIKETTLTGTPEEIQERIRKMQAMGVKQVAVAGGEPEIADFATHFIQAMR; this comes from the coding sequence ATGGATTTCGGTATTATTTCTCTCTCAACTGTGGAGAGCTACAAAGACATTGCTTTCGCCGAGAGTAAGGGCTTCACCCATGCGTGGCTCGCCGATTCCCAGATGGTCTGGGCTGATGTCTATCAGTGTCTGGCCCTGTGCGCCACCAAAACCACGACGATCAAACTTGGTACAAACGTTACAAACCCGAGTTCGCGCATTGCCCCGGTGACCGCCTGCAACTTTGCCACCTTGAACATGCTGGCCCCCGGTCGGGTCATTATGGGCATCGGTACGGGCAATACCTCCCGGCGGACACTCGGGATGCCCGCCGCCAAACTCGCGGAACTGCGCACCCATGTGGACGTGTGTCGCGGGCTCCTGCGTGGCGCGACCGTGCCCTATCAAGAAGGGGAACGGCGGCGCCTAATCAAATTTCTCAACCCGGACGGTGGATTCATCAACCTCCAGGCACCAATTCCGATTTACGTTGCGGGCAGTGGTCCGAAGACACTGGAGCTGGCGGGAGAGATCGGCGATGGAGTGATCTTGTTTGGGACCGTTGGGGATAGTCTGCTTGGCTACACCCTGAGCCATCTCCGACGTGGCGCTGAACGTGCAGGGAAACGGGTGGAGGACCTGTACATCGTGGTGCTCACGGCCTTCCATCTCACTACGCCAGGTGAGAGTTTGGCCTCGCTCCAGCAAGCGGTGGGGCCGCTCGTGGTTTCGGAGTGCAACATCTTTTCCCTTTCCGTCACCAACCCCTTCGAGCTCCCCGGAGATATTCGCGATGACCTCATGGCCTTTAAGACCGCCTACCGTACTCCCAATGTCCCGATCGAGACCCGCCATTTGGACCTCTACACTGGGTATTGTGCCGAGTTTAAGCCGGAGCATGCGCCGCTGGTGACCGAGCGGATGATCAAGGAGACGACCCTGACAGGTACGCCTGAAGAGATTCAAGAACGGATTCGCAAGATGCAGGCGATGGGGGTAAAACAAGTGGCAGTAGCAGGAGGAGAACCTGAGATCGCCGATTTTGCTACCCACTTCATTCAGGCGATGCGGTAG
- a CDS encoding IS4 family transposase, with the protein MKEDVPPEGEEPLEWMLLTNLLVGDFPTAELIIGWYRARGEIEVYCRVLKQGCQIEKLRLEAPERLERGIAVYMIIAWRLHYLTHATRASPHVPCTVVFEGQEWQTMYLLHQQKRPPQKPPPLRTTTRMLAQLGGFLARTGDGEPGVETIWRGDMEMMRAMHTLALARAVGL; encoded by the coding sequence GTGAAAGAGGACGTACCGCCCGAAGGTGAGGAGCCCTTGGAATGGATGCTGTTGACCAATCTGCTGGTGGGCGATTTTCCCACCGCCGAGCTGATTATCGGCTGGTATCGGGCGCGGGGGGAAATCGAAGTGTATTGTCGCGTTCTCAAGCAGGGGTGTCAGATTGAGAAGCTCCGCTTGGAAGCGCCCGAACGGTTAGAGCGCGGTATTGCTGTCTACATGATTATTGCCTGGCGCTTGCATTACCTCACCCATGCCACCCGTGCTTCTCCTCACGTCCCGTGCACGGTAGTGTTCGAGGGGCAGGAATGGCAAACGATGTATCTGCTGCACCAACAAAAACGCCCGCCGCAGAAGCCGCCACCGTTACGGACGACGACGCGCATGCTGGCCCAACTCGGTGGGTTTCTTGCTCGCACGGGCGATGGTGAGCCTGGGGTAGAAACGATCTGGCGGGGGGACATGGAGATGATGCGCGCCATGCATACCCTCGCTCTTGCCAGGGCGGTCGGCCTCTGA
- a CDS encoding type II toxin-antitoxin system VapC family toxin produces MLLDTSGLLCLHHKAEPYHIQAGVLYKHAHSRFTHSYVLAEFVALVTARRLPRLPALTYVADLLENPDIETVWIDEALHREAMALLLSRQDKTYSLCDAVSFILMRQRNLTEALTTDRHFEQEGFRRLLGGTLS; encoded by the coding sequence ATGCTCCTGGATACCTCAGGACTTCTGTGCCTTCACCACAAAGCGGAGCCGTACCACATACAAGCAGGGGTGCTCTACAAGCACGCCCACAGCCGATTCACTCACAGCTATGTGCTGGCGGAGTTCGTGGCGCTAGTAACTGCGCGCCGTCTCCCTCGTCTTCCTGCCTTAACCTACGTCGCCGACCTGCTGGAGAACCCTGATATCGAGACCGTATGGATTGACGAGGCCTTACACCGCGAAGCGATGGCGCTCTTACTGTCACGGCAAGATAAGACCTACTCGTTGTGTGATGCGGTGAGCTTCATCCTGATGCGGCAGCGGAACCTCACGGAAGCGCTCACGACGGATCGTCACTTCGAGCAAGAGGGGTTTCGGAGGTTACTCGGAGGAACACTCTCATGA
- a CDS encoding type II toxin-antitoxin system RelE/ParE family toxin has translation MVGTKEKPITWIGSSREDLRQFPAEARRRVGFELRAIQRGDDPSDFKPMSLIGPGTYELRLQTDDAYRVFYIAKFQEAVYVLHAFQKKTQKTSKHDLVLGQQRYEAAQRAHRSQQAKTKRPSHAR, from the coding sequence ATGGTCGGAACGAAGGAGAAGCCGATTACTTGGATCGGCTCGTCGCGTGAGGACTTGCGCCAGTTTCCCGCCGAAGCCCGACGCAGAGTGGGCTTTGAGTTACGGGCCATCCAACGCGGCGACGACCCGAGCGACTTTAAGCCGATGTCCCTCATTGGGCCAGGAACCTATGAGTTGCGCCTCCAGACCGACGATGCGTACCGTGTGTTTTACATCGCAAAGTTTCAGGAGGCCGTTTATGTGCTCCATGCCTTCCAGAAGAAAACCCAAAAGACCAGCAAGCACGATCTCGTCCTGGGCCAGCAGCGCTACGAAGCCGCGCAACGTGCGCACCGGTCCCAGCAAGCCAAGACAAAGCGACCAAGTCATGCGCGGTAG
- a CDS encoding XRE family transcriptional regulator, whose product MRGSKNVFEDLGFATEEATNLKVRADLMLDLRRYISERGWTQAEAATFFGETQPRISNLLKGEISRFSIDKLINLLARAGLEVHVETKRKAA is encoded by the coding sequence ATGCGCGGTAGTAAGAATGTATTTGAAGATCTCGGATTTGCGACCGAGGAAGCGACCAATCTGAAGGTGCGGGCTGATTTGATGCTAGATTTACGGCGGTACATTTCTGAGCGGGGCTGGACGCAGGCAGAAGCGGCGACGTTCTTTGGCGAAACTCAACCACGCATTAGCAACCTCCTCAAGGGAGAGATCAGCCGGTTTAGTATTGACAAGCTCATTAACTTGTTGGCGCGGGCTGGGCTAGAGGTGCACGTAGAGACCAAACGAAAGGCGGCGTAG